The following coding sequences are from one Nicotiana tomentosiformis chromosome 3, ASM39032v3, whole genome shotgun sequence window:
- the LOC108944448 gene encoding uncharacterized protein, translating to MRFPTGSKSGLWDVRCQRGMHETICSESPDSARTVQGMVNHHISREENAETDALVNLGSSTEMKGSDSTTAVQLTYSVLDVDGYYDVNATNLVWDWRNEIIDYIEHGKLPEDPKASQALRTKASRYCFKGGQLYRKSFQGPMARRLGASKANYVMREVHEGIYGNHSGVDSLVLELIRAG from the coding sequence atgcgatTCCCAACTGGTAGTAAATCAGGTCTATGGGATGTTCGATGCCAAAGAGGAATGCATGAAACAATATGTAGTGAAAGTCCAGACTCTGCTCGCACGGTTCAAGGAATGGTCAATCACCACATCTCGAGGGAGGAAAATGCAGAAACAGACGCACTGGTCAATCTGGGCTCATCCACGGAAATGAAGGGATCAGACTCCACTACGGCCGTGCAGCTTACGTATTCGGTATTGGATGTGGACGGTTATTATGATGTAAATGCAACTAATTTggtttgggactggagaaatgagatcATTGACTATATCGAGCACGGAAAACTACCCGAAGATCCCAAAGCATCCCAGGCACTGCGCACTAAAGCATCCCGTTATTGCTTCAAGGGAGGCCAATTATATAGAAAGTCTTTCCAAGGTCCAATGGCCCGACGTTTAGGAGCCTCTAAAGCTAATTACgtcatgagagaagttcacgaaggaatCTATGGAAATCACTCGGGTGTAGACTCCTTGGTATTAGAgctaataagggcaggataa